One part of the Indicator indicator isolate 239-I01 chromosome 5, UM_Iind_1.1, whole genome shotgun sequence genome encodes these proteins:
- the LYPD6B gene encoding ly6/PLAUR domain-containing protein 6B: MLFFSHVLAGALLPFFILPGPWVSAENINFHNVRPPLDPTPFPNSFKCFTCDNAVDNYNCNRWAEDRWCPESTQYCLTVHLFRDNGQSTSVTKKCATGEECHVVGCQRHRESGHTECISCCEGMICNVEIPTNHTNAVFAVLHARRTSDGSRRTASVAGLLSVMMIAWS; encoded by the exons ATGTTGTTCTTCTCTCACGTGCTGGCCGGAGCCTTGCTTCCCTTCTTCATTCTTCCAGGACCTTGGGTTTCAGCTGAGAACATCAACTTCCACAACGTGAGACCTCCACTGGACC CCACTCCATTCCCAAACAGTTTCAAGTGCTTCACTTGTGACAATGCAGTGGACAACTACAACTGTAACAGATGGGCTGAAGATAGATGGTGTCCTGAAA GTACTCAGTACTGCCTGACAGTTCATCTCTTCAGGGACAATGGGCAGAGTACATCAGTCACCAAAAAATGTGCCACAGGAGAAGAATGCCACGTTGTAGGCTGCCAGCGGCACCGGGAAAGCGGCCACACG GAATGTATTTCTTGCTGTGAAGGCATGATCTGCAACGTGGAGATcccaaccaaccacaccaacGCCGTCTTTGCCGTGCTGCACGCCCGGAGGACGTCGGATGGCAGCAGGCGGACAGCCAGCGTTGCAGGGCTCCTGTCAGTCATGATGATTGCATGGTCATGA